A single region of the Glycine max cultivar Williams 82 chromosome 20, Glycine_max_v4.0, whole genome shotgun sequence genome encodes:
- the LOC102669551 gene encoding uncharacterized protein, which yields MEHTQCRVQKRGQRKKDSLSEASQLKKLAKGGISHQATFVNIIQSQNSNVFPKYLFFLLVHGHYKIPKLMASADEMYLRHCLESVHNSALKASQHNKSVSLEANNLWTSEKSLNTDKFIGEAECDSSELVLGHSVASITENLVVSTNASDNWTLGTVMGTKSMINILNSPLLQQVGVSERDDNLNSMNFTDAKNMICYDFMDSPSSSYKLEMEKPMVQSHKYGSISVSQGMLQCTWKQGVPHFVFSADDQKEVYVAKLSKADTTHYADLDYVYLFHLNKGREIPDRDLQLVGKMNVSTCYTLSPDNCRVMETRFILFGNDKFYDKEMYTSRHSHMKNKGMAKKASRSSPSPIHRTLSKFSRSKAIRESCPLDKQSCGLDGTNLIETNVPTNFELAAILVKDHLLSHSLDKVGGWGLKFLNKSGVNHTTLQSESCNQNTGDCSSSISILVPAGLHGGPRTTHGGPSSLVDRWKSGGCCDCGGWDEGCPLTVLQRRTINEEILSHADTQGECKSVDLVTQGSSNFSPTLRMVNVHDGLYFIDFQPSLSALQSFSIAVAIIHTQSPTLRPNSTYEAPTPTRTPDTTRTRTRGHL from the exons ATGGAACATACACAATGTCGGGTTCAAAAAAGGGGTCAAAGGAAAAAGGATTCATTATCTGAAGCATCTCAGTTAAAAAAGTTAGCTAAAGGTGGAATTTCTCACCAGGCCACGTTTGTAAACATTATTCAATCACAAAATAGTAATGTTTTCCCAAAATATTTGTTCTTCCTACTTGTTCATGGACACTACAAGATTCCAAAGCTTATGGCAAGTGCAGATGAGATGTATCTTCGTCACTGCCTCGAATCTGTACACAATAGTGCATTGAAAGCTTCCCAACACAACAAATCTGTGAGCTTAGAAGCCAACAACTTGTGGACTTCAGAAAAAAGCTTGAATACAGATAAATTTATTGGTGAAGCAGAATGTGATTCTAGTGAGTTAGTCTTGGGACATTCTGTAGCTTCCATAACTGAGAATCTAGTTGTAAGTACTAATGCTTCTGATAATTGGACTTTAGGCACAGTAATGGGGACTAAGagtatgataaatatattgaatagtCCTTTGCTTCAGCAGGTTGGTGTTTCCGAAAGAGATGACAATTTGAACAGCATGAACTTCACTGATGCTAAAAACATGATATGCTATGATTTTATGGACTCTCCAAGTTCGTCATATAAACTAGAAATGGAAAAACCAATGGTGCAAAGTCATAAGTATGGTTCCATTTCTGTGTCTCAAGGAATGCTCCAGTGCACTTGGAAGCAAGGTGttcctcattttgttttttctgcAGATGATCAGAAGGAGGTCTATGTAGCCAAATTGAGCAAGGCAGACACAACACATTATGCAGATTTGGACTATGTGTACCTGTTTCATTTGAACAAGGGACGTGAGATTCCTGACCGAGATTTGCAACTTGTTGGTAAGATGAATGTATCAACATGTTACACCCTCTCCCCTGACAATTGTAGAGTAATGGAAACACGGTTTATATTATTCggtaatgataaattttatgataaagaAATGTACACTTCAAGGCATTCTCACATGAAGAACAAGGGCATGGCTAAGAAAGCATCAAGATCTAGTCCATCGCCTATACACAGAACACTCTCAAAGTTCAGTAGATCAAAGGCCATAAGAGAAAGTTGTCCATTGGATAAACAATCATGTGGGCTAGATGGGACTAATTTAATAGAAACTAATGTTCCCACAAATTTTGAGTTGGCTGCTATTTTGGTCAAAGACCATCTTCTCTCTCACAGCTTGGATAAAGTAGGAGGCTGGGGTTTGAAATTTCTCAACAAATCTGGTGTGAATCATACTACATTGCAATCTGAAAGTTGTAACCAAAATACCGGGGATTGCTCAAGTAGCATAAGCATTCTCGTTCCAGCAGGTCTTCATGGTGGACCTAGAACCACTCACGGTGGTCCATCTAGTCTTGTAGATAGATGGAAATCTGGGGGTTGCTGTGACTGTGGTGGTTGGGATGAGGGATGTCCCTTAACAGTACTTCAGAGAAGAACTATCAATGAGGAGATTCTGTCTCATGCAGATACACAAGGAGAGTGCAAGTCGGTTGATTTAGTTACTCAG GGTTCAAGCAATTTCAGCCCCACCTTGAGGATGGTGAATGTTCATGAtggtttatattttattgattttcaaCCATCCTTGTCTGCACTACAGTCTTTCTCCATCGCCGTGGCGATTATTCATACACAGAGTCCTACTCTTCGGCCTAATAGTACCTATGAAGCACCGACACCGACACGGACACCGGACACGACACGGACACGGACACGTGGACACCTAtaa
- the LOC121174267 gene encoding uncharacterized protein, which translates to MQLDDGFRAWGLDIWADTRNSGGLDGLKWLCEEGATINHGHVPYNFSLDSSTKNVKNITNHNNHGAIIEEDQKRNDLLLLVSKNPCLLFPQLAKSGNNVPINDNDEIQQINGDNMDTDLIVTDKKRKHDREGNWHHQLRSEFHHCQPHFTNNNRNLEAFFIDRAWQPGLPKAMSLLAWNCRGLGNPQRW; encoded by the exons ATGCAACTAGATGATGGTTTTCGAGCATGGGGTCTAGATATTTGGGCGGATACCAGAAACTCTGGTGGTCTTGACGGCTTGAAGTGGCTATGCGAGGAAGGAGCCACCATAAACCATGGTCATGTGCCTTACAACTTCAGTCTTGATAGCTCAACAAAGAATGTTAAGAACATAACAAACCATAATAATCATGGGGCAATCATAGAGGAGGACCAAAAAAGGAATGATTTGCTTTTGTTGGTTTCTAAAAATCCATGCCTTTTATTCCCTCAATTAGCTAAATCAGGAAATAATGTCCCCATTAATGACAATGATGAGATTCAACAAATCAATGGCGACAACATGGATACCGACCTGATTGTGACGGACAAAAAGAGAAAGCATGACAGGGAAGGAAACTGGCACCACCAGCTTCGGTCAGAGTTCCACCATTGCCAGCCACACTTCACCAACAATAACCGCAACCTCGAAGCATTTTTTATTGACAGAGCTTGGCAGCCAGGCCTACCAAAAGCCATGAGTCTGTTAGCATGGAATTGTCGGGGTCTAGGCAACCCCCAG AGATGGTAG